In a genomic window of Roseiflexus castenholzii DSM 13941:
- a CDS encoding hydroxymethylglutaryl-CoA lyase, whose protein sequence is MTLRLPAQVDIIEVGLRDGLQNEAIIIPTATKIALIHRLIAAGVRHIQVASFVNPRRVPQMADAESLCAELPRSPGVIYSGLALNVRGVERAGAAGLMQVDIGISASDTHSRKNAGLSLTEALEQVAAMVTAARAHGLAVRAGVQCAFGCVYEGNIPLDRVVRMVDYVLSLGVDELALADSTGMANPRQVAHMLDTVLPRVHVPVTLHLHDTRGMGLANVLMALQYGVTRFDTAFGGLGGCPFIAGAAGNIATEDTVYMLEQVGIATAIDWRKAAECSRIISACLARDLPGKLYRLQ, encoded by the coding sequence TAAGATTGCGCTGATCCATCGGCTGATCGCAGCCGGTGTACGACATATTCAGGTAGCCTCTTTCGTGAATCCCCGACGTGTGCCGCAAATGGCGGATGCGGAATCGTTGTGCGCCGAACTCCCCCGATCACCCGGCGTCATCTATTCAGGTTTGGCGCTCAATGTGCGCGGGGTCGAACGGGCGGGCGCCGCCGGTCTGATGCAGGTTGATATCGGTATTTCAGCCAGTGACACGCACAGTCGGAAAAATGCCGGTCTGAGTCTGACCGAGGCGCTCGAGCAGGTGGCGGCAATGGTGACGGCTGCACGCGCGCATGGTCTTGCCGTGCGAGCCGGTGTGCAGTGCGCATTTGGTTGTGTTTACGAAGGAAATATTCCGCTCGACCGGGTGGTGCGAATGGTTGATTATGTGCTGAGCCTTGGTGTGGATGAGTTAGCGCTGGCCGACTCGACCGGTATGGCAAACCCACGCCAGGTAGCGCACATGCTTGATACGGTGCTGCCGCGTGTGCATGTGCCGGTGACGCTCCATCTCCACGATACGCGCGGTATGGGGTTAGCCAATGTATTAATGGCATTGCAGTACGGCGTTACCCGGTTCGATACGGCTTTCGGCGGTCTTGGCGGTTGCCCGTTCATTGCCGGCGCTGCCGGCAACATTGCAACTGAAGATACGGTCTACATGCTCGAACAGGTGGGGATTGCCACTGCTATCGATTGGCGCAAGGCGGCTGAATGTTCGCGGATCATCAGTGCCTGCCTTGCCCGCGATTTGCCCGGTAAGCTCTATCGATTGCAGTAG
- a CDS encoding 3-isopropylmalate dehydratase small subunit, which produces MSVFRGIAHVYGDNIDTDRIIPGKYTKTLDAQTLAAHVLEDLDPNFASRVRPGDVFVAGYHFGAGSSREQAAIALKVAGISVVIARSFAGIFYRNAINIGLPLVEAPDHAILDGHCVWVDLEQGLVVDETSGCVYRSARMPPVMVAILRAGGLVNYLRQYGDYEMECAAT; this is translated from the coding sequence ATGAGCGTCTTTCGCGGCATCGCCCACGTCTATGGCGATAACATCGATACTGATCGCATTATTCCCGGCAAATACACCAAGACGCTCGATGCGCAGACGCTGGCAGCGCATGTGCTCGAGGACCTTGATCCCAACTTCGCCAGCCGAGTGCGTCCGGGTGATGTGTTCGTCGCCGGCTATCATTTTGGCGCCGGCAGTTCCCGAGAACAGGCGGCAATCGCTCTGAAAGTTGCCGGGATCAGTGTGGTGATTGCTCGTTCCTTTGCCGGTATCTTTTATCGCAATGCGATCAATATCGGGTTACCTTTGGTCGAAGCGCCTGATCACGCTATTCTGGACGGCCATTGTGTATGGGTTGATCTTGAGCAAGGTCTGGTGGTTGATGAAACCTCCGGTTGCGTCTATCGTAGCGCCAGAATGCCGCCGGTGATGGTGGCGATTTTGCGCGCAGGCGGGTTGGTCAACTATCTACGTCAATATGGCGATTACGAGATGGAATGCGCAGCGACTTAA
- the lepB gene encoding signal peptidase I, with protein sequence MDETPLRRRLGLDRPSIADHPVEAVDTPAVAPSPTPAVRSIVREMLETAIFILLVFLIVRGAIQNFKIEGQSMEPNLHSGQYILVNKLIFFHVDLNAPLRLLPGNADLPPRVVYPFRTPRRGDVVVFEYPRDMSKDYIKRVIALPGETVEIRDGRVYINGILLDEPYLQGITTVCRFEDPCARGPVVVDPGTVFVMGDNRANSSDSREWDDLPLDRIIGQAWISYWPREHWGVIPSPTYAALP encoded by the coding sequence ATGGACGAAACCCCACTGCGTCGCCGGCTTGGATTGGATCGCCCTTCAATAGCCGATCATCCGGTCGAGGCGGTCGATACACCCGCCGTCGCTCCCTCCCCGACGCCAGCAGTTCGCAGTATTGTGCGCGAGATGCTGGAAACTGCCATCTTTATTCTGCTGGTCTTTTTGATTGTGCGCGGAGCGATTCAGAATTTCAAGATCGAGGGCCAGAGTATGGAACCCAATCTGCACAGCGGGCAGTATATTCTGGTCAATAAACTGATCTTCTTCCATGTTGATCTGAATGCGCCGCTTCGCCTGCTGCCCGGCAATGCCGATCTGCCGCCGCGGGTGGTCTATCCCTTTCGCACCCCGCGCCGGGGTGATGTGGTGGTGTTCGAGTATCCGCGCGACATGAGCAAGGATTATATCAAGCGCGTCATCGCGCTGCCGGGCGAAACGGTCGAAATTCGAGACGGTCGCGTGTATATCAATGGCATTCTGCTCGATGAGCCATATCTTCAGGGTATCACCACCGTATGCCGCTTCGAAGACCCGTGCGCTCGTGGTCCGGTAGTGGTTGATCCCGGAACGGTCTTCGTTATGGGAGACAATCGCGCCAACAGCAGTGATTCGCGCGAGTGGGACGACTTGCCGCTGGACCGCATCATTGGACAGGCATGGATTTCGTACTGGCCGCGTGAGCATTGGGGGGTCATCCCTTCACCGACGTATGCTGCGTTGCCGTAA
- a CDS encoding 3-isopropylmalate dehydratase large subunit: MGQTIAEKVVSHHAGRQVMANEIAIVAIDGAMATDATAPLAIKAFREMGGVRLWDPSRVVLVIDHAAPAPNEQVSNLHALMRAFGREMGCVLYDVGEGICHQLMVEYDHVRPGQIILGADSHTPTYGALGAFAMGVGSTDLAAAWLTGKTWLKTPASIKIVLDGTLRTGVSAKDLVLFLVRQIGADGARYQAVEFTGSAIRSLSLASRMTLANMTAEMGALTAFVDLQGLDLPYRFDPIHPDPDAVYSVVYSFNVDHLLPQVAIPHAPSNVVPIDEVAGTPIQMAFIGSCTNSRLEDLRAAAAVLQGRKLAPGVRLIIAPASRQVFMMALQDGTIATLTESGATFITAGCGPCVGTHQGIPGNGENVITSTNRNFRGRMGNPHASIYLASPAVVAASALRGVITDPADVL; this comes from the coding sequence ATGGGGCAAACGATTGCAGAAAAGGTTGTGTCGCACCATGCAGGGCGTCAGGTCATGGCGAACGAGATTGCAATTGTTGCGATTGATGGCGCAATGGCAACCGACGCAACCGCTCCATTGGCGATTAAGGCCTTCCGTGAGATGGGTGGGGTTCGTTTGTGGGATCCGTCGCGTGTTGTGTTGGTGATTGACCATGCCGCTCCGGCGCCGAATGAGCAGGTGAGCAATCTTCACGCTCTGATGCGCGCCTTTGGGCGTGAGATGGGATGTGTCTTATATGATGTTGGCGAGGGTATCTGCCATCAGTTGATGGTTGAATATGATCACGTGCGTCCTGGCCAGATCATTCTTGGCGCCGATTCCCATACTCCAACGTATGGGGCGCTTGGCGCGTTTGCTATGGGTGTCGGCTCAACCGATCTGGCAGCCGCATGGTTGACCGGAAAGACGTGGCTCAAGACGCCTGCAAGTATCAAGATTGTGCTGGACGGCACGTTGCGCACCGGTGTGAGCGCGAAGGATCTCGTCTTATTTCTGGTCAGGCAGATTGGCGCTGATGGCGCACGGTATCAGGCGGTTGAGTTCACCGGTTCGGCAATTCGCTCATTGAGCCTCGCTTCGCGAATGACGCTGGCCAATATGACTGCTGAAATGGGGGCGCTGACGGCATTTGTCGACCTGCAAGGATTAGACTTGCCATACCGATTCGATCCAATTCACCCCGATCCGGATGCGGTCTATAGTGTTGTCTATTCATTCAACGTGGACCATCTGCTCCCACAAGTGGCTATTCCGCATGCGCCCAGCAATGTGGTTCCCATCGATGAAGTAGCGGGTACGCCGATCCAGATGGCATTCATCGGTTCTTGCACCAACAGTCGTCTCGAAGATCTGCGCGCAGCAGCAGCGGTATTACAAGGGCGCAAACTCGCCCCCGGCGTGCGCCTCATTATCGCGCCTGCATCACGGCAAGTCTTCATGATGGCGCTGCAAGACGGCACTATTGCCACTCTCACCGAATCGGGCGCAACCTTCATCACCGCCGGGTGTGGTCCTTGCGTCGGTACCCATCAGGGGATTCCCGGTAATGGCGAGAATGTCATCACCAGCACGAATCGCAACTTCCGGGGACGTATGGGTAATCCGCACGCCAGCATTTATCTCGCGTCGCCGGCAGTTGTGGCAGCTTCGGCACTGCGCGGCGTCATTACCGATCCTGCTGACGTACTCTGA
- a CDS encoding radical SAM protein, translating to MPALRRAQHGQDYTRSGARMLAGDPMRYTSLVQALDDETLRCNVCQWHCELKPHHAGRCRVRARDAHGIAIHNDGLISVATVGPIDEHRFWHFFPGTQVLTLGGWGYAFPEDQHRGQYGAIPSDERQQRRLAPERAATFALDRLCRGIVWSYSDPSVAHEYVFDLLRTARATSRYTGLVTSGFLTMEALDQIGHYLDGMCLELRAFDDAAYRRLAGVERWRGVLEVASHAFHRWHCHVEVVTRLHPGVNDSPDQIHGLVDWILTALSPFTPWHVIPGDAGAAAAAAVARARRIGAEAGLIYVYGPEPGQATVCPSCMSVVIERSGGITRVTGIEDGRCRTCGADLHVRTSIFKRA from the coding sequence ATGCCAGCGCTGCGCCGGGCGCAGCATGGTCAGGATTATACCCGATCAGGCGCCAGAATGCTAGCAGGTGACCCCATGCGCTATACCAGTCTTGTTCAAGCGCTCGATGATGAGACGTTACGCTGCAATGTCTGTCAATGGCATTGTGAATTGAAGCCGCACCATGCCGGACGATGCAGGGTGCGCGCCCGTGATGCGCATGGCATTGCCATCCACAATGATGGTCTTATCAGTGTTGCAACGGTTGGACCAATTGACGAACACCGGTTCTGGCACTTTTTCCCGGGCACCCAGGTGCTGACGCTTGGCGGTTGGGGGTATGCGTTTCCCGAAGATCAGCATCGCGGGCAATATGGAGCAATCCCATCAGATGAACGGCAGCAACGACGTCTTGCACCGGAGCGCGCTGCGACCTTTGCCCTGGATCGTCTGTGTCGAGGAATTGTCTGGAGTTACAGCGATCCCTCGGTGGCGCACGAGTATGTGTTCGACCTGCTCCGCACGGCGCGCGCGACCAGCCGATACACGGGGCTTGTAACCAGCGGGTTTCTGACGATGGAAGCGCTCGATCAGATCGGGCACTATCTGGATGGCATGTGCCTGGAACTGCGCGCATTCGACGATGCCGCATATCGACGCCTTGCCGGTGTGGAACGATGGCGCGGCGTTCTGGAGGTCGCATCCCACGCCTTTCATCGCTGGCACTGCCATGTCGAAGTCGTTACCCGCCTGCATCCCGGCGTAAACGATTCGCCTGACCAGATTCACGGTCTGGTTGACTGGATCCTCACGGCGCTCAGCCCGTTCACGCCATGGCACGTCATCCCCGGCGATGCTGGCGCAGCGGCTGCCGCAGCGGTCGCGCGCGCGCGTCGGATAGGCGCAGAGGCGGGATTGATCTATGTGTACGGTCCAGAACCAGGACAGGCGACGGTCTGCCCATCGTGCATGTCGGTCGTTATCGAGCGCAGCGGCGGCATCACACGCGTGACAGGCATTGAAGACGGGCGTTGCAGAACATGCGGCGCTGACCTTCATGTGCGCACGTCGATCTTTAAACGTGCATAG
- a CDS encoding CaiB/BaiF CoA transferase family protein, whose amino-acid sequence MNQGVQFLRGVRVIELSHAVLGPACGLVLAELGATVTRVERAPDGDDTRRLKGFGMGYFPFFNRGKRSVAIDLKTAAGLDIVKRMVAQADVIIENFSPGVMERLGLAYRDVATINPRLIYCSLKGFLPGPYEKRLALDEVVQMMSGLAYMTGPPGQPLRAGASVIDIMSGLFGALGVITALHERAQDGRGRLVQSGLFETAAFVMGHHMAYAALTKTPVPPMPARVSAWSVYRTFTSADGQQIFIGITSDKHWRQFCMAFGREDLLDDPRLATNNQRINERERLLPLLEQFFVSLSSDEILRRCEQAGIPFAPVARPEDLFTDPHLLQSNILVEVELPGSVHTRLPRLPMLLDGNHCHSDQSLPPVGAHTGEVLAELGYTDAEMAALSRAGVIVMTNGGS is encoded by the coding sequence GTGAATCAAGGCGTACAGTTTTTGCGCGGTGTTCGTGTGATTGAATTGTCCCACGCCGTGCTTGGCCCAGCGTGCGGTCTGGTGCTCGCCGAATTAGGCGCAACAGTGACACGGGTTGAGCGTGCTCCTGATGGCGACGATACGCGCCGGCTCAAAGGCTTCGGAATGGGGTATTTTCCTTTCTTTAATCGCGGTAAGCGCAGTGTTGCAATCGATCTCAAAACTGCCGCCGGTCTTGACATTGTGAAGCGCATGGTCGCTCAAGCCGATGTCATCATCGAAAATTTTAGCCCCGGCGTTATGGAGCGACTGGGACTCGCCTATCGCGATGTCGCTACGATAAATCCACGTCTGATCTACTGTTCGCTCAAAGGATTTTTGCCGGGTCCCTACGAGAAGCGGCTTGCGCTCGATGAGGTGGTGCAGATGATGTCCGGCCTCGCCTACATGACTGGTCCGCCGGGCCAACCGCTGCGCGCCGGCGCTTCGGTTATTGATATTATGAGTGGCTTATTTGGCGCGCTAGGAGTGATCACAGCGCTGCACGAGCGTGCTCAGGATGGACGTGGCCGTTTGGTGCAGAGTGGTCTGTTTGAAACTGCCGCCTTCGTGATGGGACATCATATGGCCTACGCCGCGCTTACTAAAACGCCGGTTCCACCAATGCCGGCCCGCGTCAGTGCATGGTCTGTTTACCGCACCTTCACCAGCGCCGATGGACAACAGATTTTCATCGGTATTACCAGCGATAAACATTGGCGACAGTTTTGCATGGCGTTTGGTCGCGAGGACTTGTTGGACGATCCGCGCTTAGCCACGAATAACCAACGCATCAATGAGCGTGAGCGGTTATTGCCGCTGCTCGAGCAGTTCTTCGTGTCATTGTCAAGTGACGAGATTCTACGCCGTTGTGAACAGGCAGGGATACCTTTTGCACCAGTAGCGCGACCGGAAGACCTCTTCACCGATCCGCACTTGTTGCAGAGCAATATCCTCGTTGAAGTCGAATTGCCCGGCAGCGTCCATACCCGGCTGCCCCGTTTGCCCATGCTGCTCGATGGCAATCATTGCCATTCAGATCAATCGTTGCCGCCGGTTGGCGCCCATACCGGCGAGGTGTTGGCTGAGTTGGGATACACGGATGCTGAAATGGCGGCATTGAGTCGGGCCGGTGTGATTGTGATGACTAATGGCGGTTCATAG
- a CDS encoding glycosyltransferase family 4 protein, whose product MHVAINAHLLAHTRTFRRAGVSNYVEALLIHLGAIDRQNQYTVYTTRGLDNGALGLPSNFYVQPSRLPTINPRVRIPWEQLLAPALLRFARADVYHGVLNVMPLVCPVPSVVTIHDLSAFLFPQTFRRVNRIYTRWAIRVAARRARYLLAVSEFTRREIVRWLHVPPERVVVTPNAADARFAPPDPTTLEAFRRRAGLPDRFVLFLGTLEPRKNLTLLLEAYARIVRDVDAPLIIGGAKGWLYEPILARAEQLGLGDRLRFVGYIDQEDQALWYAAATIFVFPSLYEGFGMPPLEAMACGTPVIVSSSSSLPEVVGAIDGHPDQAAALIVPPTDADALAEAMLRLLSDAELRAELRARGLARARCFSWRTTAERTLEVYRQAACG is encoded by the coding sequence ATGCACGTCGCTATCAATGCGCATCTTCTTGCCCATACGCGCACCTTTCGGCGCGCCGGGGTATCGAACTATGTTGAGGCGCTGCTCATTCATCTGGGAGCGATCGACCGTCAGAACCAGTACACGGTATATACGACGCGCGGCCTCGACAATGGAGCGCTCGGATTGCCGTCCAACTTCTATGTGCAGCCCAGCCGCCTCCCGACGATCAATCCGCGCGTTCGCATTCCGTGGGAGCAACTGTTGGCGCCGGCGCTGCTTCGCTTCGCTCGCGCCGATGTGTACCATGGGGTGCTCAACGTTATGCCCCTCGTCTGCCCGGTTCCATCGGTCGTCACTATTCACGATCTGAGCGCGTTTCTGTTTCCGCAGACCTTTCGCCGCGTCAACCGGATCTATACCCGATGGGCGATCCGGGTTGCCGCGCGCCGCGCCCGCTATCTTCTGGCGGTGTCGGAGTTTACCCGGCGCGAGATTGTGCGCTGGCTCCACGTTCCGCCAGAGCGCGTAGTGGTGACGCCCAACGCTGCGGATGCACGCTTCGCGCCTCCCGATCCAACCACGCTCGAGGCGTTTCGTCGCCGTGCCGGGTTGCCCGACCGGTTTGTGTTGTTCCTCGGCACGCTTGAGCCGCGCAAGAATCTGACACTGCTCCTGGAAGCATATGCCCGGATTGTGCGCGATGTTGATGCGCCGCTGATCATCGGCGGCGCAAAGGGATGGCTGTACGAGCCGATCCTGGCGCGCGCTGAACAACTTGGACTCGGCGACCGGCTCCGCTTCGTCGGGTATATCGACCAGGAGGATCAAGCGCTCTGGTATGCGGCGGCTACGATCTTTGTCTTTCCGTCGTTGTATGAAGGGTTTGGCATGCCGCCGCTCGAGGCGATGGCATGCGGCACGCCGGTGATCGTCAGCAGTAGCAGTAGCCTCCCCGAAGTGGTGGGGGCGATTGATGGACATCCCGATCAGGCGGCAGCGCTCATTGTGCCGCCAACCGACGCCGATGCGCTGGCGGAGGCGATGTTGCGACTGCTCTCCGATGCAGAGTTGCGCGCCGAGTTGCGCGCCCGCGGGCTTGCGCGCGCGCGTTGCTTCTCCTGGCGCACGACGGCGGAGCGAACGCTGGAGGTGTACCGGCAAGCAGCATGTGGGTGA
- a CDS encoding FHA domain-containing protein, producing the protein MNNSSGQQPDSTRSDLPVQAGPGAARLVIRRDGVIERRMVLGEVVITVGRALSNDLVLSYEGVSRRHAEFHPCPEGVMVVDVGSANGTFVDGRRLAPHVPHLLRDSMFCSIGPYTITYHAPGSLSRIGALPTVPLPEAS; encoded by the coding sequence ATGAACAATAGTTCCGGGCAACAACCGGACAGTACGCGAAGCGACTTGCCGGTGCAGGCAGGACCTGGAGCGGCGCGTCTGGTTATCCGTCGTGATGGCGTGATCGAACGTCGGATGGTGCTGGGTGAGGTAGTGATCACGGTCGGGCGCGCGCTCAGCAACGATCTGGTGTTAAGCTACGAGGGGGTCTCGCGCCGCCACGCCGAGTTCCATCCCTGCCCGGAAGGGGTGATGGTGGTCGATGTCGGCAGCGCCAACGGCACATTCGTCGATGGTCGCCGCCTTGCGCCGCATGTGCCGCACCTCCTGCGCGACAGCATGTTTTGCTCTATCGGTCCCTATACGATCACCTATCACGCCCCAGGATCGCTGTCGCGCATTGGCGCCCTGCCGACAGTTCCGCTGCCTGAGGCATCGTAA
- a CDS encoding dihydroorotase has product MFDTIIKKVRVVRPNSNETPLLDIGIKDGMFAAVERYLDPAEAYTVVDGNEWLAFPGAIDSHTHIGIYQHPSIDAPTESAAAVSGGVTTLLTYVRTGSLYLNRSGPCGDFMDELLHVSSGRFYCDYGYHVSPISSDHIAEMERIVCAYGAPNFGEVFMFYGLHGLHGRSDTQAQWLMLKEGDHYDLAHFDCICREAARLQRAYPELAPLIQVSFHCETPEILRAYEKKIRHEDHLQGLAAYSAARPPHSEAIAISIVGAMAHAAGLRHVNILHISSREAMEATLRCRSAYPDVDFGIEVTAGHLLLDTDCPMGVWAKVNPPIRPREDVEYLWEKVLDGTVQWVVTDHANCPRDMKVAATDPGNIWLAKAGFGGSEYLLPALYSEGVRRGLSPNRVAALVSGNPARRFGLSRKGDIAAGYDADLALLDPSERWTIHAANSFSAQGYTPFEGIELTGRVKYTFVRGQTVFANGQIVGAPEGRYLHRPMRG; this is encoded by the coding sequence ATGTTCGATACGATCATTAAGAAGGTTCGTGTCGTTCGTCCCAATAGTAATGAAACGCCATTGCTCGACATCGGCATCAAGGATGGCATGTTTGCGGCTGTTGAGCGCTATCTTGATCCGGCCGAAGCGTATACGGTTGTTGATGGGAACGAATGGCTGGCCTTCCCCGGTGCAATTGACTCGCACACCCACATCGGCATTTATCAGCATCCCAGTATCGACGCTCCGACCGAATCGGCCGCTGCGGTGTCGGGTGGTGTGACAACCTTGCTCACCTATGTGCGCACCGGCAGTCTCTATCTGAACCGGTCCGGTCCGTGCGGCGATTTTATGGACGAGTTGCTGCACGTCTCTTCTGGACGTTTTTACTGCGATTACGGCTATCACGTGTCGCCGATCAGCAGCGATCACATTGCCGAAATGGAGCGTATCGTATGCGCATACGGCGCGCCGAATTTCGGCGAGGTGTTTATGTTCTATGGTCTGCACGGACTCCATGGCCGCTCTGATACGCAGGCGCAGTGGTTGATGCTCAAAGAGGGCGATCATTACGATCTGGCCCACTTCGACTGTATTTGCCGTGAGGCGGCACGGTTGCAACGCGCGTATCCAGAATTGGCGCCGCTTATTCAGGTTAGTTTTCACTGCGAGACACCGGAGATTCTGCGCGCTTATGAGAAGAAGATTCGCCATGAGGACCATCTCCAGGGTTTGGCTGCGTATAGCGCAGCCCGACCGCCGCATTCGGAAGCGATTGCGATCAGTATCGTCGGCGCTATGGCGCATGCTGCCGGTTTGCGTCACGTAAACATTCTGCATATCAGTTCGCGCGAGGCGATGGAAGCAACCCTGCGCTGCCGGAGCGCCTACCCGGATGTGGACTTTGGGATCGAGGTTACGGCAGGACATCTTTTGCTCGACACCGATTGTCCAATGGGGGTTTGGGCAAAAGTAAATCCGCCCATTCGCCCACGGGAAGATGTCGAATATCTCTGGGAGAAAGTGTTGGATGGGACGGTGCAGTGGGTCGTGACCGACCACGCTAATTGCCCGCGTGATATGAAAGTGGCGGCAACCGATCCCGGCAATATCTGGCTGGCCAAAGCGGGTTTTGGTGGCAGCGAATATCTGTTGCCGGCTCTGTATAGTGAAGGGGTCCGGCGCGGCCTGTCGCCCAATCGCGTTGCTGCGCTGGTTTCCGGCAATCCGGCACGGCGGTTTGGATTGAGCCGCAAAGGCGATATAGCCGCAGGGTATGATGCTGATCTTGCTCTGCTCGATCCATCTGAGCGCTGGACGATCCATGCCGCCAACTCGTTCTCGGCGCAGGGCTATACCCCCTTCGAGGGCATTGAGTTGACCGGTCGTGTAAAGTATACCTTCGTGCGCGGACAGACAGTGTTTGCCAATGGTCAGATTGTGGGGGCGCCGGAGGGCCGGTATCTCCATCGGCCCATGCGGGGGTAG
- a CDS encoding glycoside hydrolase 5 family protein, protein MNIPINSTTWKRHRRLLLTAPLALAAAAAEFWAVRAPRSLHLPPQQRVVTINPKIGIHTRLTGIGDEGYIRRTLEQVREMGARWIVDLFPWAYVQPRSRFGFDWTGADLVVRHAARQGLQVIARLDIVPQWARPRDSNDRYLDEAHYADFAAYAAAFLRRYRADGVRHIIIWNEPNLAFEWGRRTPDPAGYAALLKAVYPRVKSAVPDAVVIAGALSPGGDLGDNAEVRMGDLRYITELYAAGAAPWFDAWAVHNYGAQQPHDAPPAPEEVNFRRVELIHDLLTYLGDGRKPIFITEGGWNDHPRWSAAVRPSQRVRWTIGAYRMALEWTWLEAMCLWQFSTPWQARTYQDNWNFVAADGTPKAIYWAVRDYAVPIDLRQ, encoded by the coding sequence ATGAATATTCCTATCAATTCCACCACCTGGAAGCGTCACCGCCGGCTGCTCCTCACTGCACCGCTGGCGCTCGCCGCAGCCGCCGCTGAGTTCTGGGCAGTGCGCGCGCCACGATCCCTGCACCTGCCGCCGCAACAACGGGTTGTGACGATTAACCCGAAGATCGGCATTCATACGCGCCTCACTGGCATCGGCGACGAGGGGTATATCCGGCGCACGCTCGAACAGGTGCGTGAGATGGGCGCGCGCTGGATCGTTGATCTCTTCCCTTGGGCATATGTGCAGCCGCGCTCGCGCTTCGGGTTCGACTGGACCGGCGCCGATCTGGTGGTGCGCCATGCGGCGCGTCAAGGGTTGCAGGTGATCGCCCGGCTCGACATTGTGCCGCAGTGGGCGCGCCCGCGCGACTCGAATGACCGCTACCTCGACGAGGCGCACTATGCTGATTTTGCCGCATATGCGGCGGCATTCCTTCGGCGCTACCGCGCCGATGGCGTGCGCCACATCATCATCTGGAACGAACCAAACCTGGCATTTGAGTGGGGACGACGGACACCCGATCCGGCCGGCTACGCCGCGTTGCTGAAGGCCGTTTACCCGCGCGTCAAATCTGCTGTGCCCGATGCCGTTGTCATTGCCGGAGCGCTCTCACCCGGCGGCGATCTTGGCGACAATGCCGAGGTGCGAATGGGCGATCTGCGCTACATCACCGAATTGTACGCCGCCGGCGCTGCACCCTGGTTCGATGCCTGGGCTGTCCACAACTATGGCGCGCAGCAACCGCACGATGCGCCGCCAGCGCCGGAGGAGGTCAATTTCCGGCGCGTTGAACTCATCCACGACCTGCTCACCTATCTGGGGGACGGACGCAAACCGATCTTCATTACCGAAGGGGGGTGGAACGACCACCCGCGCTGGTCAGCGGCGGTGCGCCCGTCGCAACGGGTGCGCTGGACGATTGGCGCGTACCGGATGGCGCTGGAATGGACCTGGCTGGAAGCAATGTGCCTCTGGCAGTTCAGCACCCCGTGGCAGGCGCGCACCTATCAGGATAACTGGAACTTTGTTGCGGCTGATGGAACGCCGAAGGCGATCTATTGGGCAGTGCGCGACTATGCCGTGCCGATAGATCTGCGGCAATGA